The DNA sequence ACAACAGCTTTCAGCATGTAGCAAAATAGTTGGAAAGTGACAGTATGCAACATTTAGACATAGTACCCCCAAATTTAGGCTCTCTTTTGGGAAAAAATACAGACCTATCATTTGAAAAGCCCTTCTattaggaagaccaaaaggtggacatttcattccttcttaaaagggggaaccaaatacccacggaaggagttgcagagattaactatggagcagagactgaaggcaggacaagccagcctaaatatagccatctcctgagaggctctgacagtacctgactaatacagatgtagaggctcatggccatccattgaactgactacagggtccccaatgaaggagttagagaaaggacccaaggagctgaagggtttgcagccccttaggacaaacaacaacatgaactaactagtactctcagagctcccagagtctcaaccaccaaccaaggagtacacatggtgggactgactgttctggcagcatgtgtatNNNNNNNNNNNNNNNNNNNNNNNNNNNNNNNNNNNNNNNNNNNNNNNNNNNNNNNNNNNNNNNNNNNNNNNNNNNNNNNNNNNNNNNNNNNNNNNNNNNNNNNNNNNNNNNNNNNNNNNNNNNNNNNNNNNNNNNNNNNNNNNNNNNNNNNNNNNNNNNNNNNNNNNNNNNNNNNNNNNNNNNNNNNNNNNNNNNNNNNNNNNNNNNNNNNNNNNNNNNNNNNNNNNNNNNNNNNNNNNNNNNNNNNNNNNNNNNNNNNNggggaggcaacaggggtttgttcttgttgtttttgtttgtttgtttgtttttgggaggggaaactggaaaagtagaaatttacatgaaaataaagaaaatatctaataaaaaagaaaaagaaaaaagaaaagcctttcaTTTATTAGATATTAATATATCTAATAAACCGTGATATGAATAAActaaacatatattaatatatctatTACGTTCAGTAAACGCTCCAAGTAGCTGGGTACTGAAGGACGCTAGTAAGGAATAGGAGAAAGGTGCACTGCACTGGAAACCAGAGGAAATGTTCTACCTAGGAAGATGTATAACCCATCCAGGAGGCACTGAGAACCTATGCTGAGCAGAATGGAAATAAATCTCAAGTTTAGTGCTTGGCACCTAACTGCACAAAACTGTGCAGTCACCATTGCAGCATGCATGGGGAAGGGCTCAGGAGGCTCTGCTCCTAGCTCAGGAGCTCCTGGGAACGAATGGCTGTATTTTTCTTAGGAAGGGTAGCTGCTGCCAAGTTCCCTCTGCACACACAGGAAACTCTAAAAGGACTTGGTAGGCTATGACTAGGAAGAGGACATAAAGGAGGGAGGGCACGTCTTCTCAGCTCCATACATATACGCAATGCATCTTAATCATGTGATTCTCAACTCTCATCCCCAACCCCAGCAGAGCAATAGCTCTACTCCTAAACAAGACATACTAGCTTGTCCTTTAGTTTCATCTCCTATAAACTAGATTTTCCAGTGCTGGGAGTTTTTAGAAAATAATCATGAGATAAATTTGACAGAAGCTTTATAATAAATCATTGATTAATTTTATCTATAAATAGATTAAGGGCTCCACGAGCCCTAAGATGTTGTATCTGATTTTTGATTTTAATGGTAACACTCAACATCAGGAGTGAAGTTTGAGGTGGTTAACTTGGATAACTGAGAAGAGGAGGAGCTATGCTCCATTTCACACTCCTTCCTCCCTAAAGGAAACTGCAGTAGTAGGCTGGCAGTAACAAGAGACTTAAAAGAAGGATAAACAGATGGCCCTTGTTACTCAAAATAAATGCAATAACTTAAAGTATCTAAACAAATACTATTAAAATACATGGAACGGACTATACAATCTTTCCTAAGTTTTATTTACTCTGCTGGGTAAACTCACCCTTCATAAAAGAAGTGATAGAAGGGgtgaagagaaggctcagaaggtaagagcaccgactacccttccgaaggtcctgaattcaaatcccagcaaacacatggtggctcacaaccatccataatgagatctgacgccctcttctggtgcgcctgaagtcagttacagtgtacttagataaaataataaataaataaataaataaataaataaataaatagaagtgaTATACTTCAGCTCAGTTCTACAAACAGTATAATTCTGAATTGAGAAAGTCACATTAATAGAACTTTATAATACATTAACATAACgaaagtaggaaaaagaaaatcaaaatcctCTTTACTATTTTTCAGGATTCTGTCCTGTTCTTACTGTTCCATCCCTGTCTTTGTAAGGCACATGCTGGGATGTGGGGACAAGAGAGGAAACTAGAGTAGACAGTATTCGCCTGTCCGTGCTCAGGACTTGCTATTCCCAGTGGGAGATCTGGGAGCACAAAGGTAAACAACAGCTCTCACACCATTAATGGTGTGGTAGGAAAGATCACTTTGTATACCAGAcaagtcttgaacttgtgatcctcttggtTCAGCCTCTGAAGGAGTTGAGATTACAAAATGGCACTGTCAGACCAGACTGAAAGAAACTGCCAAAGAAAAGCACGCGCCAAATTCAGTATATAAGGAGCATAGACATTCATAGACCACTTGGGACATTTACAACGAAGTCAAAGTAGTATGgtgcatttttaattgtttttgtctGCCTGTCAATAGCCTGTGAGCTCTATGCTAGCCAGTAAGACAGGtctatatatctttttttttttttacctgtgtactttcatatatgtgtgtatgtgatgctgGAGGACTTAGGaccttgaacaacaacaaaaaaattatctcCTCTATCAGTTACTACAACATTCTAAatataccatgctgtttttaagATCTGTAGAGAGTGGTGAGCAAAGAATTAAAGAAGCCTGCTATTCCACAGAACGTGGTAAAAATAGTTCCAAAAGCCCTCTCATTTGTTTCCATTAAGTGGTACAACATAAAGATTCACtacttagctgggcagtggtggcactcgcctttatcccagcactcagtagccagatggaggcagatctctgagttcaaggccattctggtctacaaagcaagctccaggatagccagggctatacagtgaaaccctgtcttgaaaaacaaacaaacaaatacaaaagtgtCATTAGAGCCAGAGAAGACACTCAGGTCCTAGGACTCTTGTCACCCGTGTCCTAATCAGGATCATCTCCCTAAAGATTCATCAGAATGGTCTTCTGTGCCCCACCCACACTCGTGAAGCTGGCTTCACAGAGACTGGTGAGGGATGAAGTATTGAATATCTCTGCTCTGGAGTACCTACCAAGGGAATTCTTCCTACCTCTGTTCAAGGAGgccaacagtcaaagaaaagcagagatgatTAAGATCCTGGTGGAATACTGGCCCTACTCTTGCCTTCATGTTGGGTTACTGATTTAATAAACCCAACTTTCAGATCTTCCAGGCTATACTGGATGGAGTAGACACATGGCTGAATCAGAAGTATCGCCCCAGGATGTGCAGGCTTCAAGTGGTTCACTTGAATGAATACCATGCTTCCTCGGATATGCAGgatggaagagagggcagagacTACTTAGTAGAAACTATGCATAAGAAGCAAGGAGACACTCAAGATGCACAAGGAAGCAGCATTTGCGGTTGTTCAGTGAACTTTCTTTTATGTCTTCTCTGCATGAAGATAAACACCAGACACAGTTGTTGCAGTGGgcaagggaaagaaaggatttcCTGCATCTGTGCTGTGAGAAGTTGGAGATTGGAGCAAGAGAAGTGTCCAAGGTCAGGAATGTGTTAAAATTTTTACAGCCAGAGTTCACCAAGGAGTTGGAACTGAATACAGTGGGGAATCTGTCCAAACTGGCAAAATTTGTTCCTCACATTAGCAAGATGAGAACTCTTCAGAAACTCATGCTAATACGAATCTTTGGAACAAGGACTTTCACACAAGAGAAGTGTAACGTCACCAAGATCCTTTCTCTGTTCCCCAAACTCAGCTGTCTCCAACATCTCACTATTGATGATGTCTATTTTCTCACAGCCCACATGAAAGAGTTGTTCAGGTGTCTGGAAGCCCCATTGGTGTCCCTTGAGATCACCC is a window from the Mastomys coucha isolate ucsf_1 unplaced genomic scaffold, UCSF_Mcou_1 pScaffold6, whole genome shotgun sequence genome containing:
- the LOC116081174 gene encoding LOW QUALITY PROTEIN: preferentially expressed antigen in melanoma-like protein 7 (The sequence of the model RefSeq protein was modified relative to this genomic sequence to represent the inferred CDS: inserted 1 base in 1 codon; deleted 1 base in 1 codon; substituted 1 base at 1 genomic stop codon); translated protein: MVFCAPPTLVKLASQRLVRDEVLNISALEYLPREFFLPLFKEANSQRKAEMIKILVEYWPYSCLHVGLLINKPNFQIFQAILDGVDTWLNQKYRPRMCRLQVVHLNEYHASSDMQDGREGRDYLVETMHKKQXRHSRCTRKQHLRLFSELSFMSSLHEDKHQTQLLQWARERKDFLHLCCEKLEIGAREVSKVRNVLKFLQPEFTKELELNTVGNLSKLAKFVPHISKMRTLQKLMLIRIFGTRTFTQEKCNVTKILSLFPKLSCLQHLTIDDVYFLTAHMKELFRCLEAPLVSLEITLCXLSQADLESFAQHWNYSQLKHLCLRGATLTYLDVNPLGDFLKNVADNLQTLNLENCRMSDSQLSNLLPALIKCSQLTSINLYDNTTSKDPLKNFVHHTTNLSQLTTEMYPALLEVYNKSKYVEADPFSQFCAGLWETLMGVRQPNSVSFGSYSCYDGDERYFYEDGDVIHCLCQE